Proteins from a single region of Macrotis lagotis isolate mMagLag1 chromosome 2, bilby.v1.9.chrom.fasta, whole genome shotgun sequence:
- the DDX42 gene encoding ATP-dependent RNA helicase DDX42: MNWNKGGPGTKRGFGFGGFAIAAGKKEEPKLPQQSHSAFGATSSSAGFGKSAPPQLPSFYKIGSKRANFDEENAYFEDEEEDSSNVDLPYIPAENSPTRQQFHSKSADSDSDDDPLEAFMAEVEDQAARDMKRLEEKDKERKNVKGIRDDIEEEDDQEAYFRYMAENPTAGLVQEEEEDNLEYDSDGNPIAPSKKVIDPLPPIDHSEIDYPPFEKNFYNEHEEITSLSPQQVIDLRHKLNLRVSGAAPPRPGSSFAHFGFDEQLMHQIRKSEYTQPTPIQCQGVPVALSGRDMIGIAKTGSGKTAAFIWPMLIHIMDQKELDPGDGPIAVIVCPTRELCQQIHAECKRFGKAYNLRSVAVYGGGSMWEQAKALQEGAEIVVCTPGRLIDHVKKKATNLQRVSYLVFDEADRMFDMGFEYQVRSIASHVRPDRQTLLFSATFRKKIEKLARDILIDPIRVVQGDIGEANEDVTQIVEILHSGPSKWNWLTRRLVEFTSSGSVLLFVTKKANADELANNLRQEGHNLGLLHGDMDQSERNKVISDFKKKGIPVLVATDVAARGLDIPSIKTVINYDVARDIDTHTHRIGRTGRAGEKGVAYTLLTPKDSNFAGDLVRNMEGANQHVTKELLDLAMQNAWFRKSRFKGGKGKKLNIGGGGLGYRERPGLGSENTDRGNNSNVMSNYEAYKPSTGAMGDRLTAMKAAFQSQYKSHFVAASLSNQKAGSSAAGASGWTSAGSLNSVPSNSAQQGHANSDSPIATAAKSIPGFASAGNLSSVPGGYSPTGTQGLNNTASGSNSREGIGGGSGNGNRERYPENRGSSRHSHGDSGNRHGDGPRHGDGRHGDGYRHPESSGRHGDGHRHGENRHGSGGRHGESRVGSDGRNGESRKEACGRENKTDGRTDNRTDSRTDSKMDLKTDKTADGFAVPEPPKRKKSRWDS; encoded by the exons ATGAATTGGAATAAAGGTGGCCCTGGCACCAAGAGGGGATTTGGGTTTGGTGGATTTGCCATTGCtgctggaaaaaaagaagaaccgAAGCTCCCACAACAGTCCCATAGTGCCTTTGGGGCAACCAGCTCTTCAGCAGGATTTGGAAAGTCAGCTCCACCACAGCTTCCTTCTTTCTATAAAATTGGATCTAAGCGAGCAAATTTTGATGAAGAAAATGC ttattttgaagatgaggaagaagattCTAGCAATGTCGATTTGCCTTATATTCCGGCTGAAAATTCACCTACCCGCCAGCAGTTCCATTCCAAGTCAGCAGACTCTGACAGTGATGATGATCCCCTGGAAGCATTCATGGCTGAAGTAGAG GATCAAGCAGCTCGAGACATGAAGAGACTTGAAGAAAaggacaaggaaagaaaaaatgtgaa GGGTATTCGAGATGACATTGAAGAGGAAGATGACCAA GAAGCTTATTTTCGATACATGGCAGAAAACCCTACTGCTGGTCTGGttcaggaagaggaagaagataatCTGGAGTATGACAGTGATGGAAATCCCATTGCACCATCCAAAAAAGTCATTGATCCCCTTCCTCCAATTGATCATTCAGAG ATTGACTATCcaccatttgaaaaaaatttctacaatGAGCATGAAGAGATAACCAGCCTTTCCCCACAGCAGGTGATAGATCTCCGACATAAACTCAATCTTCGG GTCTCTGGTGCTGCTCCACCTAGACCAGGAAGCAGTTTTGCTCACTTTGGATTCGACGAGCAGCTTATGCATCAGATTCGGAAATCAGAGTACACACAGCCTACTCCCATTCAGTGTCAG GGTGTTCCAGTGGCTCTAAGTGGGCGAGACATGATTGGCATTGCCAAAACAGGCAGTGGGAAAACAGCAGCCTTTATCTGGCCAATGCTGATTCACATCATGGATCAGAAGGAATTGGATCCAGGGGATGGACCCATTGCAGTGATTGTATGCCCTACCAGGGAGCTGTGTCAGCAG ATTCATGCAGAATGCAAGCGGTTTGGAAAAGCATACAATCTTCGATCTGTGGCCGTTTATGGTGGAGGAAGCATGTGGGAACAGGCCAAAGCCCTTCAAGAAGGGGCTGAGATTGTTGTCTGTACCCCA GGTCGACTGATTGATCATGTGAAGAAGAAAGCTACAAATCTCCAAAGAGTCTCTTATCTAGTGTTTGATGAAGCTGATCGAATGTTTGACATGGGTTTTG agtATCAGGTTCGATCCATAGCCAGTCATGTCCGCCCCGACAGACAGA CTCTGTTATTCAGTGCAACTTTCCggaaaaagattgaaaaactggCCAGAGACATCCTGATTGATCCTATCCGAGTGGTGCAGGGAGACATTGGAGAG GCAAATGAAGATGTGACTCAGATTGTAGAAATTCTTCACTCTGGACCCAGTAAATGGAACTGGCTCACTCGGCGTCTGGTAGAATTCACCTCTTCAGGAAGTGTTCTCTTGTTTGTAACTAAGAAAGCCAATGCTGATGAACTAGCTAACAATCTCAGGCAGGAAGGACACAATCTGGGGCTGCTCCATGGGGACATGGATCAAAGTGAAAGAAACAAGGTCATTTCGGATTTTAAGAAAAAGGGCATCCCAGTTCTTGTGGCTACAGATGTTGCAG CCCGTGGTTTGGACATTCCTTCTATTAAGACTGTCATCAACTATGATGTGGCTCGGGACATCGACACCCATACACACAGAATTGGCCGGACAGGCCGAGCGGGCGAGAAGGGTGTGGCATATACTCTTCTGACTCCCAAGGACAGCAATTTTGCTGGTGATCTTGTCAGGAACATGGAAGGGGCCAATCAACATGTTACCAAGGAACTTCTGGACCTAGCAATGCAG AATGCCTGGTTTCGGAAATCTCGATtcaaaggagggaaaggaaaaaaactgaacattGGTGGTGGAGGCCTTGGCTACAGAGAAAGACCTGGTCTAGGTTCTGAGAACACA GACCGTGGAAACAACAGCAATGTGATGAGTAATTATGAGGCCTATAAGCCTTCCACTGGGGCCATGGGAGACCGCCTGACTGCAATGAAAGCAGCTTTCCAG tcGCAGTACAAGAGCCATTTTGTTGCTGCCAGTTTAAGCAATCAGAAGGCTGGGAGCTCTGCTGCTGGGGCAAGTGGGTGGACCAGTGCAGGGAGTTTGAATTCTGTCCCAAGTAATTCAGCCCAACAGGGCCATGCCAATTCTGACAGCCCCATTGCCACAGCTGCCAAGAGCATCCCAGGCTTTGCCAGTGCTGGTAACCTTAGCAGTGTTCCAGGAGGGTACTCACCTACTGGAACCCAGGGTCTCAACAACACAGCTTCTGGGAGCAACAGCCGAGAAGGAATTGGTGGTGGCAGTGGTAATGGGAATAGAGAGCGATACCCAGAGAACCGAGGTAGTAGTCGCCATAGCCATGGAGACAGTGGTAATCGCCATGGTGATGGTCCACGCCATGGAGACGGCCGTCACGGTGATGGATATCGTCATCCAGAAAGCAGTGGCCGGCATGGAGATGGTCACCGGCATGGAGAAAACAGACATGGGAGTGGTGGTCGTCATGGGGAAAGCCGGGTTGGGAGTGATGGTCGGAATGGAGAGAGCAGGAAAGAAGCTTGTGGTCGTGAAAACAAGACAGACGGCAGGACAGACAACAGGACGGACAGCAGGACGGACAGCAAGATGGACTTGAAGACGGATAAGACAGCAGATGGCTTTGCTGTGCCTGAGCCACCCAAACGCAAGAAGAGTCGATGGGACAGTTAG